A single Buteo buteo chromosome 17, bButBut1.hap1.1, whole genome shotgun sequence DNA region contains:
- the NXPH4 gene encoding neurexophilin-4, with translation MLRCRLPLLGPWLLLQTVCAGSHIAKTLGYLELGTSGLLKDVPYGTLKPPVLDPGRLIPAEPPRGMGTPSGAARSPWDWQKNHTAGDLPSPRARRKPSLKSGRTKKIFGWGDFYFNIKTLKFSLLVTGKIVDHINGTFSVYFRHNSSSLGNVSVSIVPPSKAVGFEVLVPAPPPLPHPPPQQSTLPEGRPAKALNCHVEYEKTNRARKNKPCLYDPSKVCFTEHTQSHAAWLCAKPFKVICIFISFLSIDYKLVQKVCPDYNFQHDNPYFG, from the coding sequence ACGGTGTGTGCTGGGAGCCACATTGCCAAGACCCTGGGGTACCTGGAGCTGGGCACCTCCGGCCTCCTCAAGGATGTCCCCTACGGCACCCTGAAGCCCCCCGTGCTTGACCCTGGGCGGCTGATTCCAGCTGAGCCCCCCCGGGGCATGGGGACACCCTCAGGTGCTGCGCGGAGCCCCTGGGACTGGCAGAAGAACCACACGGCTGGGGACCTGCCGAGTCCCCGCGCCCGGCGCAAGCCCTCGCTCAAGTCCGGCCGCACCAAGAAGATCTTCGGCTGGGGTGACTTCTACTTCAATATCAAGACGCTGAAGTTCAGCCTGCTGGTGACAGGGAAGATCGTCGACCACATCAATGGAACCTTCAGCGTCTACTTCCGCCACAACTCCTCCAGCCTGGGCAATGTCTCGGTCAGCATCGTGCCCCCCTCCAAAGCAGTGGGCTTTGAGGTGCTGGTGCCAGCCCCCCCACCGCTCCctcacccacccccccagcagAGCACCCTGcccgaggggcgcccggccaAGGCCCTCAACTGCCATGTGGAATACGAGAAGACCAACCGGGCGCGGAAGAACAAGCCCTGCCTGTACGACCCCTCCAAGGTGTGCTTCACCGAGCACACGCAGAGCcatgctgcctggctctgcGCCAAGCCCTTCAAGGTCATCTGCATCTTCATCTCCTTCCTCAGCATCGACTACAAGCTGGTCCAGAAGGTCTGCCCTGACTACAACTTCCAGCATGACAACCCCTACTTCGGCTGA